In a single window of the Botrytis cinerea B05.10 chromosome 10, complete sequence genome:
- the Bcsea4 gene encoding Bcsea4: MDKTEGIIRWSPNSARAQFVAFNLNYRILQVYEAKGLARPGKFEYEPLSRYIDIPSLNTFDWSPVVEGLVAVGTSSGELQLLRVDDNSNAVLSLSIKQPRACQAVAFNTTGLLAIGLERVRNDGSLQIWDVNQRLTGWDTSQPGWKVPNNAVEPRKLESATVTSIKFFEDQPQTLAIGIKNSCVRIHDLRDPSSGVITFQTKCNNNLTIDYSDPNYFASSSLDQPGLMVWDRRASTRATASPMYLDAFDNDGYVWGAALQLKKVISTDKQGSYIKSLRYCREHRGTLGVLSNAGQLQILKTNKEYYDPGSEDDVKGSPELLQVKKSIDLEYPYVDPDHGRRQEDRIVSFDWLTLGNTDLQPRVVALRASGSFEIMQTPPSSNGQMMDFMPWQPPHNHDKVPYHTLMDFADAAERRANLGPLFAEELKFNTPVFGPEGYNTSHVQKSLAAALDKALERPEAPASEVKAEIPGSQIKRAAFTKATFAEAIDRQLSIVNDPVSETFAKRGGVGDFNGPSSLNNKLSAMSLLGKGKLKAQNLSTTEIRSSREMHEMLLESRVPSSKADAMLIDNLSIQRALNGYLFDCNKNKSLVRDDPWLRDVWYWISVAEKAAKDDGMLSSTLDLSYLGVYTLWNNNLGRKAESRLVESTVIPDHTQWERLIASINKRVGHEEYTGVPTMKPQHRQLCLAQCSFATPAAELKEMLTRLEGRGEFTKAAARALFEGEPEQAVEILRRGDKELVFVAVALDVTVKSPPNVDLSNWSKTFREQAHMSDDPYLRAIFSYITTRDWEVIANETALPLRYRAGVALRYLSDLQLTEWLDKEMEEAIKYGDIEGIVLAGITDNMVDILAKYVAKFFDYQTAILIMSFCYPRYISDIRCDAWRRDYQDYLNRHQQFILRVQFDQGSAKKSRQRDGIPVIKPPIRQVTLRCLFCDNRSANDRHNATGAAPAPPNSSAGPSSNADERNPLMSSGINAGLSCPRCGSHLPRCGICLEICGSPRSDRPELSEDPLVKRMGKQLTFCMKCKHAAHMDHAVNWFNRHVECPVAECKCQCNLRSNVDIA, translated from the exons ATGGACAAGACGGAAGGAATCATTAGATGGTCGCCAAACTCGGCTCGTGCACAGTTTGTCGCGTTTAACTTGAATTATCGAATTCTTCAGGTCTATGAGGCCAAGGGTCTTGCACGGCCAGGTAAATTCGAGTATGAACCATTATCTCGTTACATTGATATCCCCTCTTTGAACACTTTCGACTGGTCGCCAGTTGTCGAAGGTTTGGTTGCTGTTGGTACTTCTAGTGGCGAACTTCAACTACTACGAGTTGACGACAATTCTAATGCTGTCTTGTCTCTTTCAATCAAACAGCCAAGAGCATGTCAAGCTGTCGCTTTTAATACTACTGGACTATTAGCAATTGGTCTCGAAAGAGTTCGCAATGATGGCTCTCTGCAAATTTGGGATGTTAACCAACGTCTAACTGGTTGGGATACTTCTCAGCCGGGTTGGAAGGTACCAAATAATGCGGTCGAGCCGAGAAAGTTAGAGTCGGCCACC GTAACTAGCATCAAGTTCTTTGAGGATCAACCACAAACCCTTGCTATTGGTATCAAGAACTCTTGTGTTCGAATCCATGATCTCAGAG ATCCGAGCAGCGGAGTGATTACATTTCAAACCAAATGCAACAATAACCTCACCATCGACTACTCAGACCCCAACTATTTTGCTTCCTCCTCTTTAGATCAGCCTGGACTCATGGTCTGGGATAGACGTGCCAGCACACGAGCCACCGCCTCCCCAATGTATTTAGATGCTTTTGATAATGATGGATATGTTTGGGGAGCCGCTTTGCAACTAAAGAAGGTCATTTCTACCGACAAACAGGGTTCGTATATTAAATCATTGCGCTATTGCCGAGAGCATCGAGGAACTTTGGGTGTTCTCTCAAACGCCGGTCAGCTTCAAATCTTGAAGACTAACAAAGAGTATTACGATCCTGGCTCCGAAGATGATGTCAAAGGAAGCCCGGAGTTACTTCAGGTCAAGAAGTCAATTGATCTCGAATATCCATATGTAGACCCAGATCATGGTCGCAGGCAAGAGGATAGAATTGTCTCCTTTGATTGGTTAACACTAGGTAATACAGATTTGCAGCCTCGTGTTGTTGCGTTAAGGGCTTCAGGATCATTTGAGATTATGCAGACACCACCCTCTAGCAATGGTCAAATGATGGATTTCATGCCATGGCAACCACCACATAACCATGATAAGGTGCCCTATCATACTTTGATGGACTTCGCAGATGCCGCCGAGCGTCGGGCGAACCTTGGCCCCCTTTTTGCGGAAGAGTTGAAGTTTAATACACCAGTTTTTGGGCCAGAGGGGTACAATACCTCACATGTTCAAAAGTCTTTAGCGGCTGCTCTCGACAAAGCTCTTGAGCGTCCCGAAGCCCCGGCATCAGAAGTCAAAGCGGAAATCCCTGGCAGTCAGATCAAAAGAGCAGCTTTTACGAAAGCAACTTTTGCAGAAGCTATTGACCGGCAACTTTCGATCGTTAACGATCCAGTATCTGAAACATTTGCTAAGAGAGGTGGTGTTGGCGATTTCAATGGTCCTAGctctttaaataataaactatCCGCTATGAGTCTtttgggaaagggaaagttAAAGGCTCAAAATCTATCGACAACCGAGATTCGTTCAAGCAGGGAGATGCACGAAATGTTACTTGAATCTCGCGTACCATCTTCGAAGGCTGACGCTATGCTAATTGATAATCTGTCTATTCAACGTGCTCTCAATGGTTATTTGTTCGATtgtaataagaataaatcaCTTGTCAGAGATGATCCATGGCTTAGGGATGTGTGGTATTGGATTTCAG TTGCCGAGAAAGCTGCTAAAGATGACGGTATGCTGTCTTCGACCCTTGACCTTAGCTATTTGGGAGTCTATACCTTGTGGAACAATAATCTTGGTAGGAAGGCCGAATCAAGACTTGTTGAGAGCACTGTTATTCCCGATCACACTCAGTGGGAACGGCTTATTGCTTCTATAAATAAACGTGTCGGCCATGAAGAATATACTGGTGTGCCAACCATGAAACCCCAACACCGACAATTGTGCCTTGCCCAGTGCAGTTTTGCAACACCTGCCGCAGAGCTAAAAGAGATGCTGACTCGTCtagagggaagaggagaattCACTAAAGCAGCTGCACGGGCGCTGTTTGAGGGCGAGCCTGAACAAGCAGTCGAGATCCTCAGACGTGGAGACAAAGAGCTAGTATTTGTTGCTGTGGCACTTGATGTCACCGTCAAGAGTCCTCCCAACGTTGATCTCTCCAATTGGAGTAAGACATTTCGAGAACAAGCTCACATGTCGGACGATCCATATCTAAGAGCTATATTTAGTTACATTACAACGAGAGACTGGGAGGTCATCGCTAATGAGACGGCTTTACCTTTGAGATATCGTGCCGGTGTGGCTTTAAGATACCTTAGTGACTTACAACTTACAGAGTGGCTTGAtaaggaaatggaagaagctATCAAATATGGAGACATCGAAGGTATCGTTCTTGCAGGAATCACAGACAATATGGTCGATATCTTGGCGAAATATGTCGCAAAGTTCTTTGACTACCAAACCGCCATTCTAATCATGTCTTTCTGTTATCCTCGCTACATTTCCGACATCCGCTGCGATGCCTGGCGTCGTGACTACCAAGATTATTTAAATCGCCATCAACAATTCATACTCCGCGTCCAATTTGACCAAGGTTCAGCCAAGAAGTCTCGTCAACGAGACGGTATTCCGGTTATTAAACCCCCCATCCGCCAAGTCACTCTTCGTTGTCTCTTTTGCGATAACCGTTCAGCAAACGATCGCCATAACGCTACAGGCGCTGCCCCTGCACCTCCCAATTCATCCGCTGGTCCCTCTTCTAACGCTGACGAACGCAATCCTTTGATGTCCAGCGGTATTAATGCCGGTCTTAGCTGTCCTCGCTGTGGCTCACACCTACCTCGCTGTGGAATCTGTTTAGAGATTTGCGGCTCTCCAAGATCGGACAGGCCTGAGCTTTCGGAGGATCCATTGGTGAAGAGAATGGGCAAGCAATTGACTTTTTGCATGAAATGCAAACATGCTGCTCATATGGATCACGCGGTAAATTGGTTCAATAGACACGTGGAATGTCCAGTTGCGGAATGCAAATGCCAGTGCAATCTCAGGTCTAACGTGGACATTGCTTGA
- the Bclos1 gene encoding Bclos1 — protein MDAQIEKAIEIAWDPRSDPNLKEQAVQYLTQVRGDTSSLQACLNLFTRAPKAAEVVRLVSLDIVNNAIQTQHIDDQSLRGLKEQLHDYVRRTYASGNEVDPPALQNKLTQTLTFLFSSLYKEGWESFIRDFLSFAGHQNGSVDNLSGVVLYLRLLSSIHDEIADLMIARAGEETKRNVELKDLVRARDVHTVAASFQQILTYWQGNNDAIVEMTLKVIGKWVSWIDISLVVNQDILNLLFPLVGRNPNGGEDKVKDAAIDCFTEIVAKKMKPSDKIGMILFLNLGEVVSQLISSPALHDLRNTSSYDTDLAEAVAKLVNNVVSDLVKILEDAKVEPDVRAQAEQLLQTFLPLLLRFFSDEYDEICATVIPSLTELNTFLRKAQPLPPAYSAMLTPILNAIIQKMRYDDTSSYADEDELTDEAEFQELRKRLQVLQKTIAAVDEALYVDVLSNVIGSTFQRLDEQNGQIDWRDLDLALHEMYLFGELTLVNGGLYAKSQPSSIAAERLIVMMSKMVESGIASFNHPAISLQYMEICVRYCSFFENQTQYIPQVLEQFVSFVHHSHSRVRIRSWYLFHRFVKHLRGQVGNVAETIIQSISDLLPLKAEVPRENDDDMSSDDGNHDAADVAFNAQLNLYEAIGCISSTTSTPIEKQAIYARTIMDPLFSDIERNLEQAKSGNAQATLQIHHIIFALGSLAHGFSDWSPGEGKRAGQAPVKEITIEFSRAAEAILFALEALKASFEVRNAARSSFSRLMGVMGVAMLPLLPRWIDGLLSQSSSKEEIAMFLRLLDQVVFGFKKDIHEVLNSLLTPLFQRVFASLSEPVTGTDDGIQLAELRREYLTFVTVILNNELGSVLVSEQNQAFFDPLIQSVTSLAKTVTNENGNLAASKIAFNVMTKMAEIWGGPTIATPGQPITSPVPSQPTFPGFDSFLIERFHPVCWEVLRDPNFRPLVDAQSKSVLNELAGLEQAIYMKTGNMFVEHLQGNFFPSMGVDGSGFIKSMVESPERKGLATFLQNWMKGKA, from the exons ATGGACGCCCAG ATTGAGAAAGCCATCGAAATCGCATGGGACCCTCGATCCGACCCAAACCTAAAAGAACAAGCGGTTCAATATCTCACTCAAGTCCGAGGCGACACTTCGAGCCTACAAGCATGCCTTAACCTCTTCACCAGAGCTCCAAAGGCTGCCGAAGTCGTACGATTGGTTTCACTGGATATTGTCAACAATGCaattcaaactcaacatATAGACGACCAGAGCTTGCGTGGACTCAAAGAACAACTACATGACTATGTCAGAAGAACATACGCCTCTGGAAACGAAGTCGATCCTCCCGCTTTACAGAACAAGCTCACACAAACGTTGACATTTCTGTTCTCCTCATTATACAAGGAAGGCTGGGAAAGTTTCATAAGAGATTTCTTGAGCTTCGCGGGCCATCAAAATGGATCAGTGGATAATCTTTCTGGAGTTGTGTTATATTTGCGACTTTTGAGCTCCATCCATGACGAGATTGCCGATTTGATGATAGCCAGGGCTGGAGAGGAGACAAAGCGAAATGTCGAGTTGAAGGACCTTGTGCGTGCTCGAGATGTACATACGGTGGCAGCCTCTTTTCAACAAATCCTCACATACTGGCAAGGCAACAACGATGCTATTGTTGAAATGACATTGAAGGTTATTGGAAAATGGGTCTCGTGGATTGATATCTCTTTAGTCGTAAATCAGGacatcttgaatcttttgtTTCCATTGGTTGGCCGAAATCCCAATGGTGGTGAAGACAAAGTCAAGGATGCGGCCATCGACTGCTTCACAGAGATTGTGgcaaagaagatgaagcctTCTGATAAGATAGGAATGATTCTGTTCTTGAACCTTGGAGAAGTCGTGTCGCAACTTATCTCTAGTCCAGCGCTACACGACTTACGGAACACTTCTAGCTATGATACCGATCTTGCGGAAGCGGTTGCAAAACTGGTCAACAATGTTGTTTCGGATCTGGTCAAAATCCTGGAGGATGCTAAAGTTGAGCCCGACGTTCGAGCACAGGCAGAGCAATTGCTGCAAACTTTCCTTCCACTTCTGCTCAGATTTTTCTCGGATGAGTACGATGAGATATGCGCAACAGTCATACCATCTCTCACAGAGCTCAACACATTCTTGCGCAAAGCACAGCCATTACCACCTGCATATTCCGCTATGTTGACACCAATTCTCAATGcaataatacaaaaaatgAGATACGATGACACTTCTTCATACGCCGATGAGGATGAATTGACAGACGAAGCTGAATTCCAAGAGCTTCGAAAAAGATTACAGGTTCTTCAAAAGACTATTGCTGCAGTTGATGAAGCTTTGTATGTCGATGTCTTGAGCAATGTGATTGGAAGTACCTTCCAGAGACTCGACGAGCAAAATGGTCAGATAGACTGGCGTGACTTAGACCTTGCCCTGCACGAAATGTACCTTTTTGGCGAACTTACGCTCGTCAATGGTGGTCTTTATGCCAAAAGCCAGCCATCTAGTATCGCAGCCGAACGTTTGATCGTCATGATGTCTAAAATGGTCGAATCCG GCATTGCTTCATTCAATCACCCTGCCATCTCACTCCAATACATGGAAATCTGCGTTCGATACTGTTCGTTTTTCGAGAACCAGACCCAATACATTCCTCAAGTTCTCGAACAATTCGTTAGTTTTGTACACCATAGTCATTCACGAGTCAGGATACGTTCGTGGTATCTATTTCACCGATTTGTAAAACACTTGAGAGGTCAAGTAGGTAATGTTGCGGAGACtatcattcaatcaatcagtgATCTCCTACCTTTGAAGGCAGAAGTACCAAgggaaaatgatgatgacatgTCATCAGATGATGGTAACCATGATGCAGCGGATGTTGCATTCAATGCCCAACTCAACCTTTACGAGGCAATTGGTTGTATTTCATCCACAACCTCAACACCAATAGAGAAGCAAGCTATCTATGCAAGAACAATCATGGATCCTCTGTTCTCGGACATTGAGCGAAACTTAGAGCAGGCTAAGTCGGGCAATGCACAAGCTACTCTACAAATTCATCACATCATTTTCGCTCTTGGATCGTTAGCCCATGGATTTTCTGACTGGTCTcctggagaaggaaaaagggCTGGACAAGCACCTGTCAAGGAGATAACCATTGAATTTAGCCGTGCCGCGGAAGCAATTTTGTTTGCACTCGAGGCACTCAAGGCCTCTTTCGAGGTCCGTAATGCAGCAAGATCCTCATTCTCTAGACTTATGGGAGTCATGGGAGTTGCTATGCTACCTCTCCTTCCGAGATGGATCGATGGTTTGTTGTCCCAAAGTTCTTCCAAAGAAGAAATCGCGATGTTCTTAAGATTGTTGGATCAAGTGGTGTTTGGATTTAAGAAGGATATACATGAAGTTCTCAACTCCCTACTGACACCACTTTTCCAACGAGTTTTTGCTAGCTTAAGCGAGCCGGTCACGGGAACAGATGATGGAATTCAGCTCGCTGAATTGCGAAGAGAATATTTGACCTTTGTCACAGTCATCTTGAATAACGAGCTCGGTTCTGTGCTTGTCAGTGAGCAGAATCAAGCTTTCTTTGACCCCCTTATTCAGTCGGTCACGTCCTTGGCGAAAACAGTCACAAATGAAAATGGCAATCTCGCAGCCAGCAAAATTGCCTTTAACGTCATGACAAAGATGGCAGAGATTTGGGGTGGCCCAACAATTGCGACTCCAGGTCAACCTATTACCTCGCCTGTTCCCTCTCAACCCACATTTCCCGGCTTTGATAGTTTTCTCATTGAACGTTTTCACCCGGTTTGTTGGGAAGTTCTCCGCGATCCCAACTTCAGACCGTTGGTCGATGCACAATCCAAGAGTGTTTTAAATGAATTGGCGGGATTGGAACAGGCCATTTATATGAAGACTGGAAATATGTTTGTGGAGCATCTACAGGGgaatttctttccaagcATGGGTGTAGATGGTAGCGGATTTATTAAGAGTATGGTGGAGAGTCCGGAAAGAAAGGGATTGGCGACATTTTTGCAGAATTGGATGAAAGGGAAAGCTTAG
- the Bcxks1 gene encoding Bcxks1 has protein sequence MSSKEEPLYLGFDLSTQQLKAIVVSSSLKVRYEAKVDFDADLSKYGIKKGVHVNEVEREVYAPVAMWLEAVDLVLQRLSEKSCPFHLIKGISGSGQQHGSVYWSQKGEEVLGALDTKKSLVEQLKDTFAHPWSPNWQDASTQEECDAFDRELGSEETLAEVTGSKAHHRFTGPQIMRFHKKYPEVYRRTSRITLVSSFLASLFLGEIAPFDISDVCGMDLWDIKSGSWSEPLLTLAAGSDGLASLKSKLGEVREDGGGSMGSISSYFTSRYNFPADCGIVPFTGDNPATILALPLRPMDAIVSLGTSTTFLMSTPNYVPDPAYHFFNHPTTAGLYMFMLCYKNGGLAREKIRDALPASQTSDPWSNFNKAATETPPLAQKSPSDPAKLALYFPLPEIVPNVRAGTFRYESSPDNTLNEAKTPYDPETEARIIVESQILSLRLRSQKLVTSPSNDIPAQPRRIYLVGGGSHNPAIAKIVGEVLGGVEGVWKLDVGGNACALGGAYKAVWAVERSEKEGGKIGSGNEAKWKGESFEELIGRRWKEEGAIEKIDEGYRPEVWKKYGSALGAFENVEKLVLEGEERFKK, from the exons ATGTCTTCAAAAGAGGAGCCTTTATACCTAGGTTTTGACCTCTCCACCCAGCAACTAAAAG CAATTGTGGTATCGTCCTCCCTAAAAGTCCGATACGAAGCTAAAGTCGACTTCGATGCCGACCTCTCCAAATATGGCATCAAAAAAGGTGTACATGTCAATGAAGTCGAAAGAGAGGTTTACGCACCAGTAGCCATGTGGCTTGAAGCTGTTGATTTAGTTCTTCAACGCCTTTCGGAAAAATCTTGTCCGTTTCATCTGATTAAGGGGATTTCAGGCTCAGGTCAACAACATGGAAGTGTTTATTGGAGCCAAAAGGGGGAAGAGGTATTGGGAGCTTTGGACACGAAAAAGAGTTTGGTAGAGCAGTTGAAGGATACGTTTGCGCATCCGTGGAGTCCTAATTGGCAAGATGCGAGCACGCAAGAGGAATGCGATGCTTTTGATCGCGAGTTGGGGAGTGAGGAGACACTAGCAGAAGTTACGGGGAGTAAAGCTCATCAT CGATTCACGGGACCACAAATCATGCGTTTTCACAAAAAGTATCCAGAGGTCTACCGCCGTACTTCTCGTATAACCCTCGTTTCATCTTTCCTGGCATCTTTATTCCTTGGGGAAATTGCCCCCTTTGATATCAGTGATGTTTGCGGCATGGATCTCTGGGACATAAAATCTGGATCTTGGAGCGAGCCTCTTCTCACTCTTGCAGCTGGATCCGACGGTCTTGCTTCCTTGAAATCCAAACTTGGTGAGGTACGAGAAGATGGCGGTGGAAGCATGGGCTCGATATCCTCTTATTTCACATCTCGCTATAACTTTCCCGCCGATTGTGGAATCGTCCCCTTCACCGGTGATAATCCAGCCACAATCTTAGCTCTCCCTCTTCGCCCCATGGACGCTATCGTCTCCCTCGGAACATCCACAACGTTCCTCATGTCAACCCCCAATTACGTCCCAGACCCTGCTTACCACTTTTTTAACCATCCTACTACAGCCGGTCTCTACATGTTCATGCTCTGCTATAAAAATGGAGGTCTCGCCCGCGAAAAGATCAGGGATGCTCTCCCCGCATCCCAAACCTCAGACCCATGGTCCAACTTCAACAAAGCCGCTACAGAAACTCCACCTCTCGCTCAAAAGTCTCCCTCTGACCCTGCAAAATTAGCTCTCTATTTCCCTCTTCCAGAAATCGTCCCAAATGTTCGAGCCGGCACCTTCCGCTATGAGTCCTCACCAGACAATACATTAAATGAAGCCAAAACACCATATGATCCAGAAACGGAAGCTCGTATCATTGTAGAATCGCAAATCCTGTCTTTACGTCTTCGTTCTCAAAAGTTGGTGACTTCACCTTCGAACGATATCCCAGCTCAACCTCGTCGTATCTATCTTGTAGGCGGCGGCTCGCATAATCCAGCCATTGCGAAGATTGTGGGCGAGGTGTTGGGTGGAGTGGAGGGAGTATGGAAATTGGATGTTGGAGGGAACGCGTGTGCTTTGGGTGGTGCTTATAAAGCCGTCTGGGCTGTAGAGCGAAGCGAGAAGGAGGGTGGAAAGATCGGAAGTGGAAATGAGGCgaaatggaaaggagaaagttTCGAGGAATTGATAGGAAGGAggtggaaagaagagggTGCTATTGAGAAGATAGATGAGGGGTATAGACCTGAGGTGTGGAAGAAATATGGGAGTGCTCTTGGAGCATTTGAGAACGTGGAGAAGTTGGTTCTGGAGGGCGAGGAAAGGTTTAAGAAGTGA